The following DNA comes from Chromatiales bacterium.
GCGCGCGTCCCGGGCGATGTCGCCGCACGGCAAAAAACAGTGCGAAGAGCGCGAATCCCGCCGAACTGTGTCCGCCGGGAAAGCAGTGCCCAGGCGCAAGATCCACCGGGCGGGCATCGAACAGCGTGAAATGGGGCCTGTCGCCGCCGAACTCATCCACCGACCACGGACAGTCCAGGCCCGAGATGTGCTTGCCAATGTTCACGCTCAACACACTGAGCGCAACCGCAAGCACCGTATAGGCGAATGTCGACCGATAGGGCGCGAGCCGCGCGGCGCGGTGTGACGCCGCCCAGAGCAACAGCAGCCCGCCAGCCAGAATCTGCATGATCAGGCGTCCGCCATCGTGGAGAACGGTTTGCGTCCAGAAGAAATGCCGCAGGGGAAATCCCCCGCCGGGCCCATCGGCGAGCCAGTGCGCGACGACCCGGTCCAGCCCGCCGAGCTGAAGCAACGCAAAGGCCGTGACAAAAGCAATCGTCGGCCACATCCACAGCGCCCGTTCGGACAGGATGCCGGCAAAGGATTCGAGTCTGACAGCGCGCAGAGTGGCTATGGACACAACGGAACCCGGGAAGTCGACCATTCGATGACCGCAATTACAGCCCCCCTGGCTTAAGTCCGGGTTAAGTGTCGAGGCGGATGCTTGGCATCCATGGAATCGAAACTGCACTCCGTACCCGGGACCGGCTGGCGATTGCCAGCGACGCAACCGGCGAGCCATGCGGGCGGCGCATCAGGCCTACGGACCCGCCGACCATCGCCGACCACCGCGCAGCACGACTACGAACTCACCCGCCAGCGATTTGCCTCGCCAGCAGCGGCCTCGCGATATGCCACCCGGCACGGGGCGAAGGACTGGCGAAACCGGCGCGAACTCGCGCTGATCCTGCATGCGTTTTCGGACCTGCCCGCCGGCAGCCAGGTGCTCGATCTGCCCTGCGGGGCCGGACGGGCCGCGATCGCACTGGCGGGGCAAGGCTACGCGGTCGAGGCCGCGGATGCGGCCGCGGACATGGTCGAGGTCACACGCCGGATCGCGGCCGAACATGGCGTGGGCTCGATCCAGTTCAGCGTGCGCGACGTGCTGGCGACAGGGCTACCCGACGGGGTGTTCGACGCAGTGCTCTGTAACCGCCTTCTGCACCACTACCGCAGTGCCGGACTGCGCACGCAGGTGCTGCGTGAATTGCGACGGGTAAGCCGCGGGCCAATCGTGGCGTTCTATTTCCTTCGCACGCCGCTTAGCTGGCTGAGCTTCGATCTGAAAAACCGCATCAAGGGCAAACGGCCTGCCGACCGCATACCGATCACACGCGGCCAGCTCGAAGCGGAAGCGGCCGCGGCCGGACTGCGCGTGCGTTCGATCCTGCGCGTGCGTGCCCTGCTGTCCCCGCAGTGCTACGTCATCCTTGACCCGCTCGACGAATAGCGGGAACCCGGTACCATCGACAGCTCGGCTTCCCGGTCAGCGAGTGCGGACCGCCGCGCTTCGCTGCCAGAAATGCATCAGCGCGCCGACGAGCGCAAACGCGACGAGGTGTGACAGGTAGAGCCCGACCGTCAGCGCATCGCCGGTGATCGCGTCGCGATGCAGCGCAACCACGATGAGATCCAGCACGGCGGCGGCAATCATCAGCGTCGCAATGTGGCGCAATCGGCTCCACTCGCGATCCACGGCAAACCACAGCAGACCGGCGCCGAACACCCCGAACCAGATCGTGAACACACGCACCATCAGCACGCCGGTCGGCCACGGCCAGTGCTCGACGATTGCGCGCGGGTAGAACAAAAACACGGTGCAAACGGCGAAGATCAGAGCACCGACAACGATGGCCGTACGTCGGGTTGCGTTCGTGACGGGAGTGTTGACCCGCCAGTTCGCACCCCGACGTTCCTGCAGCCAGTAGACCGCCAGCGCCAGCAATGGCGCACCGATGTACACCACGAGCCAGTAAACGAGTTTGATGCCGGCAGTGAACTTGTCGACATGCACGAGTGTGATGATCGCGATCACCACACCGGCCGGAACCAGCACCGGAACCAGCACCCGGGCGGGCTCCCAGACCCCGCGCCAGGTCAACAGCCCCACGACGATCGCGCCACTCAAATACAGCGCACCGAGCAGCGCCGCATTGATCGGCGGAGTGATGGTCCAGAAGAACCACTCGGCCGTGCGATCCGGAAAACCGATCAGGATGACGGCGCCCGCCAGCGCATTGACCGCCACAAACGCGAACACGACGCGCGTAAACAGGTTCATTGGCGTGTCGAACGTGCTCATTGCGCCCTCACGGGTTTCCACATGGCCATCTTCCAACGATCGCTGACAGGCCCGGCCAGAGCCGGCGTAAAGCCAGCATAGCAAGGCCATCGCGCAACGCGAACGCTGTCGCGCCGACTTGACCCAGCCCCGGGATGCAGCGCCTGTGGAGCGGGTGCCGCAGAGTTGATGTCACCACACAATGGCGCCCCGGTTGCGCCATACTTGAGCGACCCGCAGCACCGCCAATCAGCGCTGATTTCGCATATTTTCTGGGGAATTTCCGATGTCCGCCAATCCCGCTCCGGGCTGGAAACGCCTGCTGATCCTTCCGCCCGTCGCCATCGGCATCGCGGCGCTGGTCTGGATGGTCTCGGGCCGACAACCACCGGCCAGGGTCGATGTCGCCGAGCAGGCGCGGGTCGTGCGCGTACTGTCCGTCGAGCCCCGCGATCTCGTTCCCCGCGCCACTGGTTACGGGCCGGTGTCGCCGGCCCAGGTCTGGTCGGCCGTCGCACAGGTCAGCGGCCAGATCGTCGAGATGCACCGGGAACTCCGCGATGGCGAGGTCCTGCCCGCGGAAACCGTGCTGCTGAAAATCGATCCGGCCGACTATGAGCTCGCCCTCGCCCGGGCCCGGGCGGCACTGACCGAACTGGACGTTCAGGAGACCAACGCGCGCAAGTCGCTGGAGCTCGAGCAGGCCAGCCTCAAACTCGCCGAGACCGAGCGTGACCGCCAGCAACGTCTCGCCAAGCAGGGCACGACCTCGCGCAGCAGTGCTGACGAAGCAGAACGCGCGGTGCTTTCGGTGCAGAACGCCGTGCAGAACCTGCGCAATACGCTTGGCCTGATCCCCATACAGCGGCGTTCATTGCAGACGCAAGTGGCCCAAGCCGAGCTGGATCTCTCGCGCTGCGTGATCCGCGCACCGTTCAACCTGCGGGTCGCCGCGCTCGCCGTCGAACGCGACCAGTTCGTGAGCAAGGGCCAGACACTGTTTCGCGGCGATTCGGTGGAGCGTGTCGAAGTCGTCGCGCAGTTCCCCCTGGCCGAGCTGCGCACGCTGTTCGTCGGCCGCGAGCGTCCGGACTGGAGCGTGGAGCAACTGAACGAACGGCTCACACAGTTCGCCGGTTTTTCCCCGGTGCTGCGACTCGACATGGGCGGACACATCGCCCAGTGGGATGCCGAGTTCGTACGCTTCACCGACAGCGTCGACGCCACCACGCGCACGCTCGGGCTGGTGGTTGCCGTGGATGCCCCGCTGCAGAAGGTCATTCCGGGCGAACGACCGCCGCTGTCGAAGGGAATGTTCGTCGAAGTCCGGCTCAGCGGCCGGGTGCAGCCCGGCCGGCTGCTGATACCGCGTGCAGCCGTGCGTGATGGCGCGGTGCTGATCGCGAACGCCGAAGACCGTCTGGAGCGCCGATCGGTCGAGGTTCTGTTCTATCAGGAGACACTGGCCGTCGTGGGAGCGGGACTGACCGCAGGCGACCGTGTGGTGCTGACGGACCTCGTACCAGCCGTTCCGGGCATGCTGCTGCGTCCGCAACCGGATGCCGAGGCCGCCGCCGAAGTCGCGCGCGCCGCCGGAGTCTGAACCCGTGATCCGCTGGTTCGCGCATCACCAAACCGCCTCGAACCTGCTGATGGCGGCGATCGCGATTCTCGGACTGGTGAGTGTCTCGGCCTTGCAGCGCGAGACCTTTCCGCGGCTGGAATCCGATCGCGTCGAAGTTCGGATTGTCTATCCGGGCGCGACTTCCGAAGATGTCGAGGATGCGTTGTGCAGGCGCCTCGAGGACGCCATTGAAACCGTCACCCATCTGCGCGAAATACGCTGCGAGGCGCGCGAGGCGATCGCGATCGCCACGGCACGCATGGACGAAGGCGAGGACATCGTGCGCTTCCTCGATGACATCAAGACCGAGGTCGACGCGATCGACGACTTTCCCTCCGGCATCGAACAGCCGGTCGTCGCCGAACTCGGCCGCACCGACCAGGTGATCTCGGTCGCCGTCACGGGGCTCGACGACCCCGTCGCGCTGAAGGCCTACGCGGAGGATCTCAAGGCGCGTATGCGCACGCTCGGCACCATCGCCGACATCACGGTCCGCGGCTTCTCTGATCATCAGTTGCGCGTGGAACTGTCTGCCGCCCGCCTGCGGCAGTTTGGTCTGTCAGTCAGCGACATCGGCAACGCCATTGCGCGCAACAGCGTCACTGCGCCCGTAGGACAGATCGACGGCGCTACCGAAGAGATCCTTCTGCGTTTTGACGACCAGCGCAAGACCACTCAGGCGCTGCGCGATCTGGTCGTGATTTCGGGCAGCGCGGGCGGCGCGATCCGGCTCGGCGACATCGCCACGATCGTCGACCAGTTCGAAGACGACAACACGAAGATCCTTTTCGACGGGCGACGCGCGGCGCTGCTGGATATCAGCAAGACACCGCGCCAGGACGTTCTGGACGTCTACCAGGAGGTCAAACAGTTCATCGCGGCCGAGCGCGTGCGTGCTCCACCCGGACTGACGCTCGAACTGACCCAGGATCGCGCTTCGGTCGTGCAGGATCGCCTGGACATGCTCGTGACCAACGGCGCGCAGGGCCTGGTGCTGGTGTTCCTGGTCCTGTGGCTGTTTTTCAGCTTCCGTTACAGCTTCTGGGTGACGATGGGTCTGCCCGTGTCGTTCCTCGGCGCACTGGTCGTGCTGCCCATGCTCGGCATCACCGTCAACATGATCTCCATGGTGGGGCTGCTGATCGGAATCGGCCTGCTCATGGACGATGCCATCGTGATCGCCGAAAACGTCGCAGCACGACTGGCGCGCGGCGAAAAACCCCTGGCCGCGGCCACCAACGGCGTGGTGGAGGTGTTGCCGGGCGTGCTGTCGTCGTTTGCAACGACCGTGCTCGTGTTCGGGTCGCTGGCGTTCATCACCGGCGAGATCGGTCAGGTTCTGCGCGTGCTGCCGGTTGTTCTGATTCTTGTGCTCTCGGTGAGTCTCGCCGAGGCCTTTCTGATTCTGCCGAACCACCTCGGTCACTCCCTCGCGCATCAAAGGCCGGCGGGCGCAACCGGCTTTCGAGCGGCATTCGAACGGGCCTTCGACCGGCTGCGCGAGCGTGGCGTCGGCCGCGTGCTCGACGCGGCCATCGAGTACCGCTATCTGACGCTCGGGATCGTGCTCATGCTCGCGGTGCTCGCCGTCGCGATGCCGGCATCTGGAAAGCTGAAATTCGTCGGATTCCCGGAGATCGAGGGCGATCTGCTCGAGGCACGCGTGCTTCTGCCACAAGGCACCCCGCTGGCTCGCACCGAAGCACTGGTCCGGCACATCGAACAGGCCGCGCGAACGGCGCAGGCGGAATTCGACCCGCTGCAGCCCGACCGACGGCCACTCGTGCAACACATCACCGTCATCTTCGGCGAAAACCCGGACGCCTATGAGACCGGGCCGCACGTGGCGCGCGTGCTCGTTGACCTGCTGAGCACGGAGATCCGCGCAACGCGACTCGCCGATTTTGCGGCGCACTGGCGCGACGAGATCGGTTCACCGCCGGACGTGATTGCGCTCAACGTTACGGAACCGACCATCGGACCGGGCGGCCGCGCCATCGACCTGCGTCTGTCCGGTGGCGACCTCGAAACACTGAAACGCGCGGCGCTCGATCTGCAGGAGTGGATCGGCAGTTTCCGCGGCGTCGTGAACCTGTCCGATGATCTGCGGCCCGGCAAGCC
Coding sequences within:
- a CDS encoding efflux RND transporter permease subunit; this encodes MIRWFAHHQTASNLLMAAIAILGLVSVSALQRETFPRLESDRVEVRIVYPGATSEDVEDALCRRLEDAIETVTHLREIRCEAREAIAIATARMDEGEDIVRFLDDIKTEVDAIDDFPSGIEQPVVAELGRTDQVISVAVTGLDDPVALKAYAEDLKARMRTLGTIADITVRGFSDHQLRVELSAARLRQFGLSVSDIGNAIARNSVTAPVGQIDGATEEILLRFDDQRKTTQALRDLVVISGSAGGAIRLGDIATIVDQFEDDNTKILFDGRRAALLDISKTPRQDVLDVYQEVKQFIAAERVRAPPGLTLELTQDRASVVQDRLDMLVTNGAQGLVLVFLVLWLFFSFRYSFWVTMGLPVSFLGALVVLPMLGITVNMISMVGLLIGIGLLMDDAIVIAENVAARLARGEKPLAAATNGVVEVLPGVLSSFATTVLVFGSLAFITGEIGQVLRVLPVVLILVLSVSLAEAFLILPNHLGHSLAHQRPAGATGFRAAFERAFDRLRERGVGRVLDAAIEYRYLTLGIVLMLAVLAVAMPASGKLKFVGFPEIEGDLLEARVLLPQGTPLARTEALVRHIEQAARTAQAEFDPLQPDRRPLVQHITVIFGENPDAYETGPHVARVLVDLLSTEIRATRLADFAAHWRDEIGSPPDVIALNVTEPTIGPGGRAIDLRLSGGDLETLKRAALDLQEWIGSFRGVVNLSDDLRPGKPEIRLRLKPDAGVLGVTAASVSEQVRAAFQGITVDEFPNGAETYEVDVRLSAADRSNPGALAALTIAGPGGARIPLPVVVSLEPARGWARIQRVDGQRTVSVQGEVEADIANAQELLNLAKREVFDSLRERYPGLEIGIEGQSAESAQTGKSMARNVLLGLLGVYMLLALQFRGYLAPITVMLVIPTSLIGVVFGHLLMGLDMTMPSMVGMASLFGVVVNDSILLVVFIRQARIAGATVVDAAKRAGRDRFRPILLTSITTIAGLMPLLLERSTQAQILIPLAVSLAFGLLVATVTALFLVPALYCILDDFNALGALDEEPDSGLGTDEADKLPAHA
- a CDS encoding class I SAM-dependent methyltransferase, which gives rise to MESKLHSVPGTGWRLPATQPASHAGGASGLRTRRPSPTTAQHDYELTRQRFASPAAASRYATRHGAKDWRNRRELALILHAFSDLPAGSQVLDLPCGAGRAAIALAGQGYAVEAADAAADMVEVTRRIAAEHGVGSIQFSVRDVLATGLPDGVFDAVLCNRLLHHYRSAGLRTQVLRELRRVSRGPIVAFYFLRTPLSWLSFDLKNRIKGKRPADRIPITRGQLEAEAAAAGLRVRSILRVRALLSPQCYVILDPLDE
- a CDS encoding phosphatase PAP2 family protein, with translation MSIATLRAVRLESFAGILSERALWMWPTIAFVTAFALLQLGGLDRVVAHWLADGPGGGFPLRHFFWTQTVLHDGGRLIMQILAGGLLLLWAASHRAARLAPYRSTFAYTVLAVALSVLSVNIGKHISGLDCPWSVDEFGGDRPHFTLFDARPVDLAPGHCFPGGHSSAGFALFALFFAVRRHRPGRARRALLAPLVIGGVFALTQWVRGAHFVSHDLTTAWLCWMIAWATDAWTLRRRLPGPAFSRGVARTPARRR
- a CDS encoding efflux RND transporter periplasmic adaptor subunit yields the protein MSANPAPGWKRLLILPPVAIGIAALVWMVSGRQPPARVDVAEQARVVRVLSVEPRDLVPRATGYGPVSPAQVWSAVAQVSGQIVEMHRELRDGEVLPAETVLLKIDPADYELALARARAALTELDVQETNARKSLELEQASLKLAETERDRQQRLAKQGTTSRSSADEAERAVLSVQNAVQNLRNTLGLIPIQRRSLQTQVAQAELDLSRCVIRAPFNLRVAALAVERDQFVSKGQTLFRGDSVERVEVVAQFPLAELRTLFVGRERPDWSVEQLNERLTQFAGFSPVLRLDMGGHIAQWDAEFVRFTDSVDATTRTLGLVVAVDAPLQKVIPGERPPLSKGMFVEVRLSGRVQPGRLLIPRAAVRDGAVLIANAEDRLERRSVEVLFYQETLAVVGAGLTAGDRVVLTDLVPAVPGMLLRPQPDAEAAAEVARAAGV